In the genome of Xanthomonas hortorum pv. pelargonii, the window GCAATGGCCCAAGCCGAAACCGTGGGACGGAGCTCAGCTGCGTGACGCGCTCGCTTCGAAGAGACATCGCTCGGATACCGGTCGCACAGCTGGAAGGGACCTCGACGATCGCCAACAGGCGCAGCCAGGCACGGCACGGCAGGCGCAAAAAATAGCACAGGCGGCCCGGCAGGAAATCGATGGTGATCGCTGTTCGTTCGCGCCTGTGCGCTGAAGATGCATGCGTTGCACGCCACACCGTGTGGCGATACCGGCGTCTTCACGCGCATCCATACAGCAGCGTGTGTTGCGCATCAGGCTGTTTCGCGCGCAGCCCACCGATTAAGATGCCGCCAGCATCTTGCTGACGAGGAGTACACGTTGATCATCCATCCCAAAGTGCGCGGCTTCATCTGCACCACCACGCATCCGCTTGGCTGCGAGCGCAATGTGCTCGAGCAGATCGCCGCCACGCGCGCCGCGGCGTGCGTCGCGACGGCCCGAAGAAGGTGCTGGTGATCGGCGCGTCCAGCGGCTACGGCCTGGCTTCGCGCATCACCTCTGCCTTCGGATTCGGCGCCGACACGCTGGGCGTGTTCTTCGAAAAGCCCGGCACAGCCACCAAGGCCGGTACCGCCGGCTGGTACAACTCGGCTGCGTTCGACAAGCATGCCAAGGCCGCGGGTCTGTACAGCAAGTCGATCAATGGCGATGCGTTCTCCGATGCGGCGCGTGCGCAGGTGATCGAGCTGATCAAGAGCGAGATGGGCGGCCAGGTCGACCTGGTGGTGTATTCGCTGGCCTCGCCGGTGCGCAAGTTGCCGGGCACTGGCGAAGTGAAGCGCTCGGCGCTCAAGCCGATCGGCCAGACCTACACCGCCACCGCCATCGACACCAACAAGGACACCATCATCCAGGCCTCGATCGAGCCGGCGACAGAGCAGGAGATCGAAGACACCATCACCGTGATGGGCGGGCAGGATTGGGAATTGTGGATCGACGCGCTGGAAGGTGCCGGCGTGCTCGCCGATGGCGCGCGCAGCGTGGCCTTCAGCTATATCGGCACCGAGATTACCTGGCCGATCTACTGGCACGGCGCGCTGGGCAAGGCCAAGGTGGATCTGGACCACACCGCGCAGCGTTTGAATGCGCGCCTGGGCAAGCACGGCGGCAGCGCCAATGTGGCGGTGCTCAAGTCGGTGGTGACCCAGGCCAGTGCGGCCATTCCGGTGATGCCGCTGTATATCTCCATGGTCTACAAGATCATGAAGGAAAAGGGCCTGCACGAAGGCACCATCGACCAGCTGGACCGCCTGTTCCGCGAGCGCCTGTACCGCGAAGACGGCCAGCCTGCCGAGGTGGACGACGAAAACCGCTTGCGCCTGGACGACTGGGAACTGCGCGACGACGTGCAGGACGCCTGCAAGGCGCTATGGCCGCAGGTCACCACCGAGAACCTGTTCGCCCTCACCGATTACGCCGGCTACAAGCACGAGTTCCTCAAGCTGTTCGGCTTCGAGCGTGACGATGTGGATTACGACGCCGAGGTGGAGACGGACGTGAGGTTCGATTGCATCGAGTTGGGCTGAGAATCGGGAATCGGGAGTGGGGAATCGGAAAAGCCGTGGCGGCTTGGCACGCTGGTTGTGCAGTACGCAGTGCTTTGACTGTTTCCGACTCCCGACTCCATCCCAATGCCAAATCCCGGCGCTAAAGGTCGAGACGCCGCTATGAATCGCAGGCTTTCATGTCGATCACTGGTTCGGCAGGGACGTGGCTTGATTGTTGAACCACATCCACACTGCATGGAGCGCACGAGGTCATGGACAAACTGATCGCTATCCTGGTGCTGGCCATCCTGGTCAGCGTGACCTGTGCCGTGCTGCTGCGCTTCGTCAAGCTGCACTGGTCACTCAAGGCAATCTGCAATTTTGTGATCACCACGGCCATCGTCTGTGCCGTGGTCATGCAGGACGGCTCGGCGCCGGACTGGCAGTTCGCACTGATGCTCACGCTGTTCTTCAGCGTACCGGCCTCGCTGTGCGTGGTCCTGCTGAGCGCAGCGCTGAAGTGGATCATCAACAAACGCCGCGCACCTGCGCCCGCCTGAAACGCGTGAGTGCAGCGAGCAACACGTAGCAAGCATCTACTCGCCGCCCGCGATCGCGCATCACATCGCACAATCGCGCGTCAGCTCCGAGCGCACCGCGCGCTGTTAGCAACAAACCTGGCTAAAGCGCTGAAAGCCAGCGCTCTTGAATGCTCTTACGATTCCCCAATCCCGATTCCCCAATCCCAGCTTTTCACCGCCTCACATCAAACCGCGCATCGCCCACACAGGCCTGCACATCGGCCACCGACAGCGGATTGAAATCGCCGGGAATCGAGTGCTTCAAACACCCCGCCGCCAGGCCGAAGCGCACCGTGTCCTCCAGCGACCAGCCCTCGATCAAGCCGTGCAGCACGCCGGCCGCGAAGGCATCGCCGCCGCCGATGCGGTCGATGATCGGGGTCAGTTCCTCGCTCGGCGCGCGTGCCACCTCGCCACCGCGTGGCACCAGCATCGCGCCCAGGCTGTGGTGGTCCACGTTGTGCGCCACGCGCTGCGTGCAGGCCATCAACTGCAGTCGCGGGAACGCCGCGAAGGCCTGCTGCGCGGCCGCTTCCACGCGCGCTTCCAGCGTGTCCTGCGGGAACTCGCCACCGAGCACCACACCGATATCGCGGTAGTCGGCAAACACCACATCCGCACAGTCGAACAGCTGGTGCAGGATGCTGCGCGCATCGCCCTGCCAGCGCTGCCATAGCTTGGGCCGGTAGTTACCGTCGAATGAGACCTTGACCCCGGCCGCACGTGCGGCGCGTGCGGCCGCCAGCGTGGCCTGCGCCACATCGGCGCCCAGCGCCGGGCTGACCCCGGACAGATGCAGCCACTGCACGCCCTCAAGCAGACGCGGCCAGTCGTAGGCATCGGCCGGCGCCAGCGCAAACGCCGAATCGGCACGGTCGTAGACCACTTCGCTGGGGCGATGGATCGCACCGGTGGTCAAAAAGTACAGACCCATGCGTCCATCCACCTGCCGCACATGGCGCGTGTCCACGTCGTGCCGCCGTAGTTCGCCCAGCACTGCCGCACCCAGCGGGTTGTCCGCCACCGTGCTGACCATGGCCACCTCGTGGCCGAAATGCGCCAGCGATACGCCAACGTTGGCCTCCGCCCCACCGCAATGCACATCCAGCCGAGGCTGCTGCAGCAGCAGCTCGTGACCAGGCGCCCCCAGGCGCAACAACAACTCTCCAAAGCACAGGATGCGGGCACGACTCATGCGGCAATTACCTCGTCTGTGTGGTGCGTCACGGGGTGGGGAGACCGGGACGCGTCAGGATGACCATCGGTGTCATTCTAGCCGTCGTGATAGACGACCAATCACAAGAATAATGCGACGTGCAGGGGCTGGTTGCACCCCTTTTGTGCAAATTAGGTGAGGTTTTCTGCTGCGCTGCAAGATGTTGAACGGCGATTCAGCTGGTAACGTCGTTTTGACCAGCGGTGTCATTACCGCCCACACCCCCGCTATTTCACGTTGTTCATGGACCCTTGGGAGGGGAGGACATGCAATTTCGGACCACCAACCGGAAGACACCGGTTACCTTGCTTGCACTGTCGATCGGCCTTGCGCTGAGCGGCCATGCGGCTGCACAGGACGCCGCCCAGGTACCCACCGAGCCAACGGTCGACCTCGACGCCGTCACCGTCACCGGCTATCGCGCCTCGGTAGAAAAGGCCCTGGACATCAAGCGCGGCGAAGCCGGCGTGGTCGATGCCATTGTCGCTGAGGACATTGGTAAGTTCCCCGACCTCAA includes:
- a CDS encoding sugar kinase → MSRARILCFGELLLRLGAPGHELLLQQPRLDVHCGGAEANVGVSLAHFGHEVAMVSTVADNPLGAAVLGELRRHDVDTRHVRQVDGRMGLYFLTTGAIHRPSEVVYDRADSAFALAPADAYDWPRLLEGVQWLHLSGVSPALGADVAQATLAAARAARAAGVKVSFDGNYRPKLWQRWQGDARSILHQLFDCADVVFADYRDIGVVLGGEFPQDTLEARVEAAAQQAFAAFPRLQLMACTQRVAHNVDHHSLGAMLVPRGGEVARAPSEELTPIIDRIGGGDAFAAGVLHGLIEGWSLEDTVRFGLAAGCLKHSIPGDFNPLSVADVQACVGDARFDVRR